The genome window AAAGTTGTTGTTCATCACGTAGTCGTGGTGCATCTCGCGAAAGCCACCTTGCAGGTAATCCAGCTCGCCGCATTGCGGGTCGACACTATCCAGGTTGAAGGTGTGCACGTACTGGTCGCGGTTCATCATTTCGATGCTGAACCAGGACTCCAGCGCCCCGCACGCACCCAAGGTGTGGCCGAGGAAGCTCTTCTGCGAGCTGATGGGCATACGGCTGCCGAACAAGCTGTGGGTGGCCAGCGTTTCGGCGATATCGCCTTGATCGGTCGCGGTGCCATGGCCGTTGACGTAGCCGATGGCGGAAGGCTCCAGCCCGGCATCTTCCAGGGCCAGCTCCATCGCGCGGCGCATGGTTTTCTGCTCCGGGCGGGTGGTGTGCTGGCCGTCGGCGTTGCTGCCGAAACCGACAATCTCGGCATGGATATGCGCGCCACGCGCCAGGGCGTGTTCCAGTTCTTCCAACACCAGCATGCCGCCGCCTTCGCCTATCACCAGGCCATCACGGCCACTGTCATAAGGGCGCGGGCTGGTTTGTGGGGCATCGTTTTTCAGGCTGGTGGCGTACAGCGCATCAAACACCATGGCTTCGGTAGGGCACAGCTCTTCGGCGCCGCCCGCGAGCATCAACGGCAAGCGGCCGAACTTGATGGCCTCATAGGCATAGCCGATGCCCTGGCTGCCGCTGGTGCAGGCGCTGGACGTGGGAATCAAGCGCCCGGTGAGGCCAAAGAAAATGCTGATATTCGCCGCCGTCGTGTGCGGCATCATGCGCACGTAGGAGTTGGCGTTCAGCCCTTCGGCCACCGAGTTCAGCAGCATATTGCCGAACGCCTTGATCTCATCGGTGCTGCCGGTGGACGAGCCGCAGGCCACGCCCATGCGCCCGTCCTTGATCGACTCGTCGCCGAGCAAGCCGGCATCCTGCAACGCCTGCTCCGCTGCCCACACAGCCAGGCGCGACACGCGGCCCATGCTGCGCAGTTGCTTGCGTGTCCAGTGAGCGGGCACCACGAAATCGTCGATCGGCCCGGCCAGGCGCGTGTTCAATTCGCTGAAACGGTCCCACTCGTCCATGCGCCGAATGCCGCTGCGGTTGGCGCGAAAGTTGGCCGCGATGGTATCCCAGTCGCTGCCCAGGGAGGTCATGCCGGCCATGCCGGTGACAACGACGCGCTTCATCAGCACAGGCCTCCGTTCACCGCCAGGACCTGGCGGGTGATATAGCCGGCTTCGGCCGACATCAGGAAATTCACGGCGCCGGCGACTTCTTCCGGCGTGCCCATGCGCTGTGCGGGGATCATCTTCATCAGCTCTTCCACCGGCACGTTTTCATCGAGCATGGCGGTGTCGATCAAGCCGGGCGCCACACAGTTAACGGTGATCTTGCGCTTGCCCAGCTCGATGGCCAGGGCTTTGGCCGCACCGATCAAGCCGGCTTTCGAGGCGCTGTAGTTGACCTGGCCACGGTTGCCGATGAGCCCGGAAACCGAGGTAATGCAGACGATACGGCCCGCTGCGCGACGACGAATCATCGGCATCATCACCGGGTGCAAAACGTTATAGAAGCCATCCAGGTTGGTGCGCATCACCACGTCCCAATCGTCTTCCGACAAGGCCGGGAATGCGCCGTCGCGGGTCAGGCCGGCATTGAGCACCACGCCGTAATAGGCGCCATGTTGCTCCACATCGGCTTCAAGGATTGCTTTGCAGCTGGCGCGGTCCGCCACATCAAATTGCAGCACCCGCGCGTTGCGGCCCAGGGCCTGGATCTCGACCTGCACCGCATCGGCTTCGACGCGACCACTGCGGCAATGCAGCACGATGTCATACCCGGCCTGGGCCAGGCGCAGGGCAATGGCGCGGCCGATGCCACGGCTGGAGCCGGTGACCAGTACGGTTGCAGTCATGGCGTTTCGTCCTTCGATTCATCTAAATAGTGGGTCGCCTGGGGCGGTCGAAATACGTTCAAGCGCGCGCTGGCCTGGATACCGTCACCGCTGAGGTGGCATTCGAACACACCCATGCCGTTGTCGTCTTCCAGGGAGCGCAGGCCGTGGATGCGCAGTTCGGCGCCGGCCGGGAAGCATTCCACGTTGCACTCGAACTTACGTGTGCCCAACAGGAAACCCAGTTCCACGGCTTCGCCCTTTTGGCGGGCGCGGCAACCGGCATAGGCCGCGACGCTTTGCGCCATCAGCT of Pseudomonas fluorescens contains these proteins:
- a CDS encoding beta-ketoacyl-ACP synthase; translation: MKRVVVTGMAGMTSLGSDWDTIAANFRANRSGIRRMDEWDRFSELNTRLAGPIDDFVVPAHWTRKQLRSMGRVSRLAVWAAEQALQDAGLLGDESIKDGRMGVACGSSTGSTDEIKAFGNMLLNSVAEGLNANSYVRMMPHTTAANISIFFGLTGRLIPTSSACTSGSQGIGYAYEAIKFGRLPLMLAGGAEELCPTEAMVFDALYATSLKNDAPQTSPRPYDSGRDGLVIGEGGGMLVLEELEHALARGAHIHAEIVGFGSNADGQHTTRPEQKTMRRAMELALEDAGLEPSAIGYVNGHGTATDQGDIAETLATHSLFGSRMPISSQKSFLGHTLGACGALESWFSIEMMNRDQYVHTFNLDSVDPQCGELDYLQGGFREMHHDYVMNNNFAFGGVNTSLIFRRWS
- the fabG gene encoding 3-oxoacyl-ACP reductase FabG is translated as MTATVLVTGSSRGIGRAIALRLAQAGYDIVLHCRSGRVEADAVQVEIQALGRNARVLQFDVADRASCKAILEADVEQHGAYYGVVLNAGLTRDGAFPALSEDDWDVVMRTNLDGFYNVLHPVMMPMIRRRAAGRIVCITSVSGLIGNRGQVNYSASKAGLIGAAKALAIELGKRKITVNCVAPGLIDTAMLDENVPVEELMKMIPAQRMGTPEEVAGAVNFLMSAEAGYITRQVLAVNGGLC
- a CDS encoding ApeP family dehydratase, with the protein product MIDWPLAELLPHAGDMILIDQVLSFDEEQVHTRTTVKPGGLFNRPDGSLPAWVGIELMAQSVAAYAGCRARQKGEAVELGFLLGTRKFECNVECFPAGAELRIHGLRSLEDDNGMGVFECHLSGDGIQASARLNVFRPPQATHYLDESKDETP